From the Pseudorasbora parva isolate DD20220531a chromosome 2, ASM2467924v1, whole genome shotgun sequence genome, the window AAATCATTCTTATGCTAGCAGAGACAATGGTGCAAGAAGCTGAAAAATCTCCTCTTCTGtcctttattaaaagaaaatagaaaaataatttCTATTGTATATTTCACTACTTGTTTCATTATTaaaattgttttagttttactTGATCTAATTTTTATAAGATAGAAGTTTATGAATGACTGTTCTGCAGGACTGATTTGAATCAAACTAtgatgtacatttaaaaaagcacAAAGAAATAAGCACATTTTATGTGTTTATAAGTTAGATTTAAACAAAATACCATTTATCATACCATTAGCAGACATTAAATTATAGACATTGGGCAGTGCGTATTATTATAAATACGGTATAATGAATAAAATGGCATTTTATAGTATAGTTAGTGCAAGTAGTGTGTTTTCGACAAGAAATCATACTCCACTTCCACTTAAATTGTGTAATGTTGAACACTTCATGCTCTCAACAGTTGCAGCTTTCCTTGTGTAGCGGAGGAGGAAGGGGCTATCAGTCCCTGATGCTGGATAACAAAATAACCATATAAAATTCATAAACTAGAGTAGCCTACATAATGCATAATGTGTAATTTGGGTCAAGTCATGTGCTGCACTAGTAacacttttttggggggttgtGTAGCTTCCAGAAGATGCAGCTTCTCATGACGCCATGATGGCTGTGCTGGTAGAGATGGGCTTTGGTGACCGGCCACTGAATCAACGTTTGCTGCAGAAACACAACCGAAACCTGCTGGATGTGGTAAACGAACTGGTGCAGATGACCGACAACGACTGGTACACGACACGCTACTGAGATGCTGGTCAACTATTTTGTTTCTAttatatcaatttttttttctggtttcTCTTTCTCTGTGCAATCAACAGCTCATTCCATGATACAGACTCTTTCGTTCCATTTGGGTTGTAAAGATAGTGTGTGTGAATCTGTCTGCTCCAATGTGTAACTGATAATCATTAGAGAAGCAGTTCATCACCATAATAACTGTGCTTGTTAAAGTTTGTTGTTAGTGGGCATTAATGTTTTCACAGAGATGGACATGGGTAGCTAATGAACActaatatgtaatttattatttccAAACTATCCAAGAAATATGTAATGCTTTTAATTAACTTGATTTGAAAGAACAGTGTATTTAACCACAAATTATTCTGATATCTATTATTCTGATTCTGAAAAGTTCTGCAGTGTGACtggatatttttcatatttaaagaGTGTTCCCAGGTTTTGGAAAAGTGCAATAGATCTGGCTTTGTGTGGACCATCTTAATCATCAGCCAAGACCAAATAGAAAAACTTTGAGGCTTCTTTAGAGTTTAAAGTAATTAATCATCTTAACATTATTCCTTACTGGAGAAGTCAGGGTTCATTTTAATGTGtgaatgtgtttttccccccagTAATTAAGctgttattaaattattattttgatgGCCATTGATTCATTACTAAAAGGTCCACAGAACAGGGCACATACTGCACTTTGTGAATGTATTGCCATTACATATCTGATGAACATCATGGCTTGAAGAAGCAATGCATTTGAATAGTTAAATGGATTGAAATGGGCAGTGTAGAGTATTTTAATTTATGCTTTAAATGGTTAAAAACCGCAAAGGCAATCATGACATATTTAACTCCAATTTTAAATGTTGAGACACATCATAGTGCAAGGGGGAAAAACAGCCTACTGTTCATTCCAAAACAAAATCGAATCATGCAAATGATATATTTTGATAATTAAATTGCTCTTGTATTAAGTGTGATGAATGTAGCTCAGCACTTTTCTTCAATGGAAGATTTTGAAACTATAAAATCCCTGTAAATCATTGAGCGTCTCCTGATTTGCTCTCACAGGTGGTACAACCAAACAATCACCTACTTTCTTTTCTAGAGTTAGGGTTCATCTATGTTTTATCACATTCCTTAAGAAAGCAGTAGTTGGTCTTGGTGCTTGCAGCGATCCGTGGAGGTTCTGGGTGAAATTGTTTGGATCATGTGATTTGTAAAGCATCATCAGTGGAGACAGATGCGGCTCACTCTGTGTTTAATGCCTGAATGGAGTATTCATATTGTCTCTGCATCTAATGTAAACATCTGTCTGTAATAAATATCCTAATAAGTCTTACTTTTGCTCACTGTCTTCCATAACAGTCCACCACAAATAAGTAATGGTAACTTGTTTTATCTGGGTAAAAccatattaaacacactatACTTAATCCACACTCTATTAATATAGACACTAACATGTagcttttacatttacatttatgcatttagcagacgcttttatccaaacagaacaggaagcgatccgtcaagaagaggcaaagaaacacaaaaagtgccccaagtaccaagatttgtataccgctcagagtagcaaaaaccagaaaagggaagaagaaaggagaaatagaggaggaaagggttttttttttgttttttttttaatgtaagattaagtgctcatggaagagatgagtttttacctgtcttttgaataaagcgagtgattctgtcgtgcgcATGGCAGACGGAAGAttgttccaccaaccaggaacaatgaaagaaaaagttctagagagggatttcatggatttttctttttctaagaaaaaaagataatattttgtatttccaaaacctgtaaaaaaaaaaaaaaaaaaagatttatatatatatatatatatatattatatttatttagcacagtTATGAACTTCTTAGAGTTTatccaaaaatgttttgtaaatctgGCCACTGGTTAGTAAGTAGGTATGTGTTCTAAGATGATTTTCAAGTTTGTTTAGCTGTATAACTGGAGTTTCTTGTTTTGTTCCCCCTTTCTGACTAAAATAAGTTCTTAACAGTCCTGGAAGTACTAACACATGACTCACAGATGGAAGAGATTATGGTTTAGTTCTATTAATGACAGATTGTGATTGAATGTAGTGAACAGGTTTGAAAAAGATTTGTGTATCTATCTCAAACCTGctcttcttttaaattatatttgttgAGAGAACACACAGCTTTCTCTTTAGCACAAATCACCGGGAGTGGCATGCAGgcaatacaatattttttttgcattgctaCTGATATtaaaactgaaactgaaattaaaattattaactaaTATTTGCATTTTGTAAACCCAACTGTCTAACCTCCAGGCTAAAATATGCAAACCTGCATACATTTCCATTTAGAAAATTATGCACACCAGAGGTGTAACAGCCACTCCCTTTCAAATCGTGGCCCCATTACTAACTCGAGTTtgcatttaatgtttttaataataattcaacggtagaaagttaattattattattgctaatACCAGTATATGGTTACCAAATCTCATGACATTGTTCaagatgttttatttaaagaacTCTTGTGTGTAGGACTACATTCTTACGCTTCTCATCCTAAGCCTCCGTTGCTAATGTCATTACTTCATTTTTGAGCTAGTAACAGAGAATCAGGGGCTATTGACACAGATCTGTAGTTTAATTActtttatttctttatgaaGCAAGTGCAACATGTAGCAAAACTTAAGACAAAAAGGCAACAATTCAAAAGACAGGGTCTATTGCACTACAACCAAAATATGTGCTATATTAACAGAGGTGTAGTGTATCTTTGTGGCCGGATGTCTGAAAGTCACTCTTTTCAATATGTCAGGCTAaagcatgtttcactgtgtaaacccccccccccccccccccccctgaaAATCCCCCATTTAATTTAATAGAAGTGCATGCAGTCAaagacacattaaaaaaattatatttaggtTCAACACAACATTATCATTGCTAATTATCATTGTCAAGCATAGAAAACTACTGAGCCCCTGAACCCCTATAAGAACATACAGTACATTATTTACCccaatcatttatttaaaaaaaaaaagattccatTAATTACTGTAAACATTTGAAGTCCCTGCCCCTGTTTTAAGCAATCTAACAAAGTTTAGAGAggtttatgcttaaaacaagaaggaAAAAGCCTTTAATTTACCAGTTGGGGAGAACCTGCACCCGCACACccagccaaaaaataaaataaaacaaaatgatacGGAGTTAATATTGCTCACATAGTAAAAATTATTATACAGCGTATGTGTTCTAAGATGAATTTCAAGTTTGTTTAGCTGTATAACTGGAATTTCACTTTCTGACTAAAATAAGTTCTTAACAGTCCTGGACGTACTAACACATGACTCACAGATGGAAGAGATTATGGTTTAGTTCTATTAATGACAGATCGTGATTGAATGTAGTGAACAGGTTTGAGATAGATTTGTGTATAACTTTTACTTTTCATAGGTCTCCCTTTAAATCATATTAGCTTTCTTTAGCACAAATCACTGGGAGTGGCATCACTAAGGCCTGCaggcaattaaaaaaaagtttttcctgGCTACAGATACATTCTGGTACTAATGGGTTAAGAatgaaactaaaactaaaagctGCTACAGTATTTGCTCTTTATAAACCCAACTGTCAAGCCTTTAGGCTAAAATTTGCAAACCTGCATAAATTCCCATTTTAAAAAGATGTATATAGGTGCACCAAATAAAGTAAATTAAGATAATTTAATCCCTGAATTTGTACCTGCAAAATCCCCAAACACTAACACTCCTGCTTAGGCCTGAAAAACAGCTTCTTAGTGAGCATGGACGCAAAGCAAGGCACCTGTTTTTTGCCTATAGCCGAGCGGTCCCTGCTGTTTCCAACACTGCGCAAGGAAACTTTCCTGTTGACAAGTGTCAGGATTTCAGTGAACTCCAGCGAGGAACCATGACGGCTCAGGATTTCAGACAGATCTTGAATGTACCACGAGCCATTTACAGTCTCACGGTGAGAGTAATAtcctttaaaagaagaagaaaatgtCAATGACTGTTTAAAAAGGACATTTCTATAAAACCAAGGATGTACATTCCACCAAAGCCAGTACATAAAAGTACACATTTAACAAATCTTGGTAAATAAAGCAAAAGTATTCTCACTGACCTTCAGCCACTGAGTAGCACATAAGGAAGTCTGCTCCTGCTGGAAGGGTGTAGAGCACCCCCGCATCTACCACCACGTTATTGACCGTTTGACTGTCCACCACATCCATTGGTGTCACAGGCTCATCATGTTTGTCACCACGACAAGCCTTGTGTTTAAAGAAGTTTTGAGGGATAAGATCTGGATTAATACTGCATTACTGTAAATACATTGCAAAAGAGATTTTGTGGATAAAGGATAAATTACCTGCAAGATGAAGATCTTGGGTTTCCCTACAAGGCTACGACACATATCCCCCTTAAACAAATCAGTGATTTCTTCAATTTTAATCATGCCATCATTGGCATAGATGTGGTCATTTTCCCCATGACTTAAAAAGATGCAAACGAAACAGTCTGCATCCACATGGTTAGCAGCAGCAGCTGAAATTAACAGAAAATTCTGGATTAAAAAGAAACTAAACTCCATTCGGAGATTGCTGTGACAATACTGttgattaaaaattaatttttgaCTTTCCCTTGGGTTATAAAAACACATTGATGCACTTACATGGTTATTAAGCGATTGGtgtgtatttttaatgtttactaTTGTTTAGCATTAATAATTAATACTCTGGTGCATATTAATGGAAATACTTTTTGGTCTTTACAAATTGTTGAAACGTTCACGGTTTTTGTGGTAATCAAGAGTAGAGCTCGACCAgtattgatttttttctttttacaactTATAAAACTTGTTTCTATGTCAAAACTGATATTTTATCTCagatttatttttgcttttttgcatgttttgtaactaaattaaattaatttgattgttattatactacagtaaaattcattatgatttaaaaaaaaaaaacattataaaaatgtatttaagtaAAGTTTAAATATCATATGCAGTTAATATTGCTCACATAGTGGAAATGATTACACATTATGTTGTATGTTGTAGAACAACCAATTTCCAAATTATACATGTGGTTTAAGCTCAGAAAAAGTTATAGTCACAATAGTCAAATTACTTTACAAAGAGGCCATGATTCACATTAAAAAGCTTGTTCAGACATTGAAAGTATACATTTCATCCCATGTATACATTTAATCACATTTCTCAAAACATGTCTGGAAGAGAAAATATTGAAGTACCTTCTTTGATTTTGGCTAAAACTTCATCCCGTTTGTAATCATCATAAGCCTTCACTTCAAAATCCAGCTCTTGAAATCTTACAGATATGAAAGAAAATGGACAAAGTATGTTATTTGTTGTTCTGTTACTTTAATCCAAGACAAGAAAAGGATTTTTTGTATCAATCAACATATCTTGTTTTGCCAAATACCTTCTAACAAGATTCTGCTTGTCTGCATTTGTACCAGAACGGCTGTTCAGTCTGAGCTGCCAGTAGAAATGTTCGTGGTTAAAGATCAGAGCCATTCCTCGCTTCTTGTGATTCATCTTATACTCCAGGTTAGGATCCAGACTATATACACTGAAAAATAATATACAGAATTATAATGAGAACTATAAATAAAAGAGAGTTGCTTAAACTCAGAACTGTACAATTTCTATGTGGTATCTTCATTAGTGTTACCTCTGATTAAAGCCATCAGTTTCTGTTATGCTTTCTCTGactgaaagaaaaaacaaaatcataatcAACACAAACACTAACATTTCGTTTGCAAAGCAAGCATATGGAAATGTTCAGATGATGTATTCATGCCCCAAATATTTAAACCACTCAGACAAAGATATTGGGCTAACTGTGGTCTAATGTGTGTATTGCAGACAGAAGATCTAAAGTTCAGTGCACATAAACCGAGGTCATGCCTGTATTGTGTATTGAGTTCCTGGGTCAAGCTGGATTTCAATGGCTTTACAAACAGGTTGTCAAACATAGCAGAATTAACATAAGCAAACGCAATATTTACACTTTACACACATTCTTCTGTTTTCCTAATTCTGCTACTCAAGTCATAGACGAGTTATAAACAAGACTCGGTTCTAACGTTACCTGTCAGTCCTGCTGAAGCGCTGTCCTTCTCCACAGCTACTaacaacaacaaagaaacatttctATTCACTGGGACTTGAACGGTAAGTATGGATTTAGGTCGGCTATTCAAGATATTAACTGTTAATCTGGTTGAAAATCATGTATCCGTGTAGACACCGTGGTATGATCATGAAACCTTATGATTCGACATATACCACCAACTTCAGGTGTTGGAATAAGGAAATGAAACCTTCTCATGAACAACATTCACGATGTACAAATGCTGAAGTTATTTTTCCTCAAGAGTAACCAGATAGAAACCTTACCGGATTGTTCGCTTTTGGCTTGACTTGCCATCGCTGATTCTGAGGAGCAAATTTTTGTGAAATTGATAAGAGGTTAACGTCAAACTTAAGACAAGTAAAAGCTGCCGTGACTAGTCACTGAAGACCTAACACAACAGTTAACCTATCCCAGGGCACTAAAATGTTAACCAATCACATGCCACTACAACGTTGACCAATCACAGGCGGTCTGTCGCGTTCgaacctttttttcttcttttaaaaaaatgtatttatttttttacagtctatggttcttCTAACCTTTGGTCGGACTGGTTGGACTCGGTTAAATTGGTTACAACTTCCCCTtttcattgtttgtttgttcctttctttttttctttctttctttcttctttctttctttctttctttctttctttctttctttctttctttctttctttctttctttctttctttctttctttctttctttctttctttctttctttctttctttctttctttctttctttctttctttcaaaaaaatattactgCAACCTACATTCACAATTAGCCTATTGCTATATTAGTataagtcacctttatttacacagcacttttcacaatacaGATTAtaaaaagcagctttacagtgataacagaaACACAATGCAACAAAGTTTGTTTAGGCTGCAACTCttgaattattaattttatttatttaacaattaaattttaaaacaaGTACAATCAAGCCCAAAAGACCatttcatacatttaaaaaaacaaaactgttgaggataaaatacacaaaaaagccCTAGGCTTATTTCTATTGTGGTCCTCAGAGTTCAAAAATGGACGAGCAGTTCATAATGGGAATGagatcaacacaacacacaaccacATGGGGTACTTCTCATCAGTACTGCACTCTCATGCAGAAACAATTATTGCTGCATCATTAGCATATAATAGAAGGTGGCTAACAGGCCATTTTTAGATCATTTATATACAGTAAAAAAGTAAGGGTCCCAATACATACCTTCTGGTACTCCAAGACATGCGCAAATTTTCTGAAACCACTCCATTTAAATCTACCATTTGACACCTATTTGAAAGAGAAGAGTTAATCCATTTACATGCTTTAGTGTCAAAACCCAtagcatttaattttaataacaaaatattatGGTCAAAGGTTtcaaaggctttctgcaaatcTTGCAATACCATCCCAACCTTTATCCAATTCTTTCTTTATAAAATCTGTCAAATACAAAATTGTTGTCTCAGTGAAGTGCATCCTCAGACTAAAGTTCAtacaaaatattacatttagaaATATAGTCttcatttgatcaaataaaatctCTCCAAAAAACCCTGGACAAGGAAGATAATTGACACAGGCCTATAATTGTTACACTCAAACCTACTCCCTTTCTTAAAAAGGAATATATCTAAACCTGTCGCTTTATTGCATTTCAGATCTGTTAATTTCTTGTAAACTGAAGTCTCATCTACCTTATTAAATGAAAAACCTCCTAAAGTGACTCTGCAATAAGCATTATACTCCTTAACTAATTTGTCATTATATAATGGCGAATTCTTCCGTCAACATTAACTTTAAGACTGATTCTGGAACCTTTACTCTTAGCCCTTTTTCGACATCCTAAATCATTTAAAACTCGCCATAACTTTTGAGAATCCTGCTTTACCTCACTGATCATacttaaaaaagttaaactttAATCTTACATCTTGTCTCATTTCTTTTGTGTTTAAATATTTCCATTCCTTCTAAATGCTCTTTAATAGTTTAAGAGCATTTAGAATTGCGTTCCTTAATATCCTTCAAAATATTATCCGTCATCCAAGGTTCTGTTCTTTGTTTAATTCTTATCTCCTTGTGAGGCACAACTTTGTTCAAAACTTGCAAGAAATTGTTCTTAAACTTATCCCAAGCTATATCCACATCATCACACTGCATCACCTCGATCCAATTTATCTTCCTAAGTTATTCAACAAATATTTGTGGACTATATTTAAGCAatctaattttttatttattgtgttgCCTTATGTCCTCTTTAATTTACTAATTACATAAACCATATTATGATCACTTAATCAAGCCTCCAAAACACCACTTCTAAAAATCTTGCAATTGTCTGAAACTAATATACAATCAATAATTGTTCTACTTTTAGGAGTAATTCTAGTAGGATCAGCAATAATGATTTGTGATGAGTTTGTGATTTGTGATGAGCAATGATGATGAGTTTCAATGCAAGACTTATGAAATGAACTAAAATATTTCAACTCTGACAAATCCTTCTTCAGCATATCTGTATTTAAGTCACCCAAAACTCTTGACCTAAAACATAATTTGACACATTTAAAATCTTTTCAAGACTCTCATAAAATTCACTTTGATCAGGAGGACGCTAGCAAATACCAAACAAAATCGGTTTACTCTTTGGCAACAGAAACAGGAAACAGTGTGTCATAGTccagcttaaagggttagttcactgaacaatgaaaatgatctcattaattacttaccctaacgTAAACACCGTTCAacaccgtaagacctccgttcatctttggaacacaaatgaagatatttttgttgaaatccgatggctcagaaaggccttcattgacacaaaTGTAATTTCATTGCTCAAGAAGACCcattaaaggcactaaagacgtcgttacaacgcccatctcactacagtggtttacagtaattttatgaagcgatgagaatagtttttgtgcgcaaaaagaaaaaatatatatatttacaacttTTATAGTGATGGACTGATTTtgaaacaaagttttgaactgttatgaatcagcgtatcgattcgggattcggatcgccaatgtgatttcagcagtttgacacgatccgaatcatgagttCAAACTTTACACTCACTTCTTCCCGAGGTGCAGCAGGAACACAAATAGTTACTAATCCTtttttcaggagcagcttcttagcaaaacctgctttatactgaccctcatttataaagcagtctggtgagaaatgctttgCGGTTCGCGCAAACATAAAAGGATTGACGTTGATCAGGGAATATTCCCTTTGAAAAAAAACCCCTCAACCACTGCGTCTTCAGCggttcggatttaggaacattaaaatgactgctgtgttcgttATTGCAACCAAAAGAACAGAACACCATAATCGCTTAgtcgccattctgctccagcgtatcaACGATTGGTGGGCTCTGatgagctcgctcagggcgggtgTGTGTTgaaatcatagactgtaaaaaaatacggacatagtgtccgtgacgtcacccataggat encodes:
- the LOC137053277 gene encoding caspase-6-like isoform X2, which codes for MASQAKSEQSAVEKDSASAGLTVRESITETDGFNQSVYSLDPNLEYKMNHKKRGMALIFNHEHFYWQLRLNSRSGTNADKQNLVRRFQELDFEVKAYDDYKRDEVLAKIKEAAAANHVDADCFVCIFLSHGENDHIYANDGMIKIEEITDLFKGDMCRSLVGKPKIFILQACRGDKHDEPVTPMDVVDSQTVNNVVVDAGVLYTLPAGADFLMCYSVAEGYYSHRETVNGSWYIQDLSEILSRHGSSLEFTEILTLVNRKVSLRSVGNSRDRSAIGKKQVPCFASMLTKKLFFRPKQEC
- the LOC137053277 gene encoding caspase-6-like isoform X3, coding for MASQAKSEQSVAVEKDSASAGLTVRESITETDGFNQSLDPNLEYKMNHKKRGMALIFNHEHFYWQLRLNSRSGTNADKQNLVRRFQELDFEVKAYDDYKRDEVLAKIKEAAAANHVDADCFVCIFLSHGENDHIYANDGMIKIEEITDLFKGDMCRSLVGKPKIFILQACRGDKHDEPVTPMDVVDSQTVNNVVVDAGVLYTLPAGADFLMCYSVAEGYYSHRETVNGSWYIQDLSEILSRHGSSLEFTEILTLVNRKVSLRSVGNSRDRSAIGKKQVPCFASMLTKKLFFRPKQEC
- the LOC137053277 gene encoding caspase-6-like isoform X1, coding for MASQAKSEQSVAVEKDSASAGLTVRESITETDGFNQSVYSLDPNLEYKMNHKKRGMALIFNHEHFYWQLRLNSRSGTNADKQNLVRRFQELDFEVKAYDDYKRDEVLAKIKEAAAANHVDADCFVCIFLSHGENDHIYANDGMIKIEEITDLFKGDMCRSLVGKPKIFILQACRGDKHDEPVTPMDVVDSQTVNNVVVDAGVLYTLPAGADFLMCYSVAEGYYSHRETVNGSWYIQDLSEILSRHGSSLEFTEILTLVNRKVSLRSVGNSRDRSAIGKKQVPCFASMLTKKLFFRPKQEC
- the LOC137053277 gene encoding caspase-6-like isoform X5, whose product is MASQAKSEQSVRESITETDGFNQSLDPNLEYKMNHKKRGMALIFNHEHFYWQLRLNSRSGTNADKQNLVRRFQELDFEVKAYDDYKRDEVLAKIKEAAAANHVDADCFVCIFLSHGENDHIYANDGMIKIEEITDLFKGDMCRSLVGKPKIFILQACRGDKHDEPVTPMDVVDSQTVNNVVVDAGVLYTLPAGADFLMCYSVAEGYYSHRETVNGSWYIQDLSEILSRHGSSLEFTEILTLVNRKVSLRSVGNSRDRSAIGKKQVPCFASMLTKKLFFRPKQEC
- the LOC137053277 gene encoding caspase-6-like isoform X4 yields the protein MASQAKSEQSAVEKDSASAGLTVRESITETDGFNQSLDPNLEYKMNHKKRGMALIFNHEHFYWQLRLNSRSGTNADKQNLVRRFQELDFEVKAYDDYKRDEVLAKIKEAAAANHVDADCFVCIFLSHGENDHIYANDGMIKIEEITDLFKGDMCRSLVGKPKIFILQACRGDKHDEPVTPMDVVDSQTVNNVVVDAGVLYTLPAGADFLMCYSVAEGYYSHRETVNGSWYIQDLSEILSRHGSSLEFTEILTLVNRKVSLRSVGNSRDRSAIGKKQVPCFASMLTKKLFFRPKQEC